In Chryseobacterium sp., the genomic window TAAACTTACCCAGATTTTTGGATCTTTACTGCAGACGATCAATCAGTATTACCAATTCCAGAAGCCCGATAAAACCCAGAAAATTGATCCGGGGCAGCATTTTTCTTTTACGTCCAAAATTAAAAATGATGATCTGATCAGGAAATTTGTTCCGGATCTGAAAAGTTTTGAAACGATTAATTTAGCCGGAAACTACGATGCAGATTCCCGGAAAATTGAAATTGACGGACAGATCCCCCAATTATTATACGGAGAAAATTCAATTGAAAATGCCGCATTAAAAGTAACCAATGAAAATCAGGCACTGCAGTATAATCTTAATGCAGCAGCCTTAAAAAGCTCAAGCTTATCTTTAAATAAAATTGATATCACCGGGGATGTGGCTGATAATACGATCAATTACAACATCACGACCAAAGATGATAAAAATGCCACGCAATTCCTCATTGCAGGACGCGCGAAATCATTGAACGACATTACGGAGATATCCTTAAATCCCAACGGTTTAAAACTGAATTATGCAGATTGGAATGTCGCAGAAAACAATAAGATCCAGATCAGTAACAAAGGAATTTTAGCCGATAATTTTACCCTTTCCAATGGGGGAAGCGAAATTTCAGTTCAATCCGAAAGTGACAGCCCGGCCAGTCCTTTACATGTTTCGCTGAAAGATTTTAAAATTGAAACCATTACAGAACTTATTAAAAAAGATACAGTTCTGGCAAGAGGAACCATCAATGGCACCGCCCAACTGAAGGATATTATGAAAAATATGTCCTTCACTTCCGACCTCAATATTTCAGATCTCATTGTTTACGGAAGTCCCGTCGGAAACCTTGCTGTGAAAGTGAATAATTCTTCAAAAAATATTTTAAATGCTGATATCGCTCTTTCCGGAAACAATAACGATGTAAAAATCCTCGGAGATTACAATACTTCTTCAAGCACCTTTGACCTGAATATGGCGATCAACCAGCTTCAGATGAAAAGTCTGCAGGGTTTCTCAATGAACGCGATCACCAATACGGAAGGTTATCTTTCAGGAAATCTAAAAATTACCGGAACTACTGCTCAACCCAATATTCTGGGAAAAGTAAAACTCAATAATGCAGGGCTGGAAATAGCAAAAACAGGAAGTGACTTCAGAAAACTGAACGATGAGATCGATTTCACCAGCCGCGGTATTGAATTTAATCAATTTAAAATCAACGATAAAGACGGAAATTCTCTTATTGTAGACGGACAGGTATTGACGCAGACATACAGGGATTTTGCATTTAATCTTAATGTCAATGCCAAAGATTTCAAAGTGGTGAACTCAGAAAAATCGAACGATGCCATGATGTATGGTATTCTTGCAATTGATGCAGGGCTGCGCATCCGCGGAAATCTTGATCTGCCCAAAGTAGATGGAAGGTTAAGTGTCGCAGACAATACGGATTTTACTTTTGTTCTCCCTCAATCTACTCCATCTTTACAGGAAAGAGACGGAATTGTAGAGTTTGTGGATCAGGACCAGGTAGTACTCAATAAAACGATCAAAACAGATTCGATTAATGCACAAAGCCGCATCAAAGGAATGGATGTAAGCGTTAACATTGAGGTAAGCAAGGAAGCCAAACTGTCCCTGATCATAGACAAAGCCAACGGAGATTTTGTACAGCTTCAGGGAGAGGCTGAACTGACCGGAGGAATTGATCCTTCAGGAAAAACTACTCTGGTGGGAGTGTATGAAGTAGAAAAAGGAAGCTATGATCTTTCTGTAAGCTTTCTGAAGCGTAAGTTTGATATCCAGAAAGGAAGCACCATTACCTGGACCGGTGAGCCTACGATGGCCGTAATGGATATTACAGCAGTTTATAAAACTGAAGCACCTCCTATCGATCTGGTGGAACAGCAGGTAAGTGGTGAAAGCACCTCAATGATGAACCAGTTTAAGCAGAGAATACCTTTTAATGCTTTACTGAAAATGAAAGGTGAGCTATTGAAACCTCAGCTAACGTTTGATATTACTACGGAAGAAAAAAATAACTCTATATCGTCGAATGTAAAGGATATTGTGGATCAGAAACTTGCCCAGCTCAGAACACAGGAGTCTGAAATGAATAAGCAGGTATTTGCTTTACTGCTTCTGAACCGCTTTATCGGGGAAAACCCGTTTGAAAGCGGTGCCGGAATGTCTGCAGAAACGATGGCAAGGCAAAGTGTGAGTAAGATCCTTTCTCAGCAATTAAATAATCTTGCAGCGGGACTGATCAAAGGAGTTGACCTCAATTTTGGTCTTGATTCTTCAGAAGATTATTCCACCGGACAGAAAAATACCAGAACTGACCTGAATGTGGATATCAGTAAAAAATTGTTGAATGACAGATTGAAAGTGACGGTAGGAAGTAATTTCGGACTGGAAGGGCAAGCCCGCCAGAATGAAAATATGACCAATATTGCAGGCAATGTTTCTGTAGATTACAGTCTTTCTAAAGACGGAAGATATATGCTGCGTGCCTACCGTAAAGATGAATATCAGGTTGCCCTTCAGGGACAGATTATTGAAACCGGAGTTGGATTTATCATTACGTTGGATTACGACAAATTCCGGGAGATTTTCCAAAAATCTAAAGAAAAGAAACCCAAAAAGAATCAAAACAATCAAGTGGTAGAATTTAAATAATGAGTAATATATTCCATACATATTGTAAATATTTGTTTGCTTCCGGGCTGGCATCTGCTGTAATTTCCTGCAGCAATACAAGATTTTTAAAAGAGGGTCAGATGCTTTACACCGGAGCTGAAGTAAAGATCGAAAACGACACCATTTCAAAAAAAGAAAGGAAAGATCTTCAGTCTGCATTGGAAGCTAATCTCACTCCCAAACCCAACTCTACATTTTTGGGAATGCGCCCTAAGCTGTATTTTTATAATATCACCAAAGAGCCTAAAAAGGACAAAGGCTTTAACTACTGGCTTAAATATAAAATAGGTGAAAAACCTGTATTATTGGGCGATGTAGATCGTGAATTCAATAAAGATATTATTGAAAACTATTCTGAAAACAAAGGATATTTCAATGCCAGGGCCACTTATGATACGGTTTTAAAGAATAAAAAAGCACAAGTCATTTATACGGTAAGACCCGGCTCCCGATATTTGATTGATGGCGTTAAATTCCAAAAAGATTCTACTCTTGTCAACCAGGAAATTCAAAGCTTAACCAAGAGGACTCTTCTTAAAAACGGAAAACCATTTGACCTGGATGTCATTAAAGCGGAAAGGGAAAGAATTGATAACGGGCTGAAAGAAAGAGGTTTTTATTATTTCCATCCTGATAATATTATTGTACAGGCAGACAGTACCGTAAGCAAAAATCATAAGGTTGAGCTTAATGTAAAGCTTAAAGATAACACGCCGGATCTGGCCACTCAACAGTTCAGCATTGATAAAGTTGTTGTATTCCCCAATTATAACATCCAGGATGTAAAAGACGGGAAATACACTATTCCTATGGATAAAGATTCTCTTTCCAAATATGCTTTTGATGACATTTATGTAATTGATCCGCAACATAAATTTAAACCTAAGATTTTCGATAGAGCCTTGTATTTCAAAAAAGGAGATCTTTACAACCGTTCCAACCATAACCTTACTCTGAACCGGCTTATCAGTCTCGGAGTTTTCAAGTTTGTGAAAAATGAGTTCATTGTATCTGACTCGTTAAGCCATACATTTGATGCTTATTATTTACTGACTCCAAGACAAATCCAATCTCTCCGTCTGGAAGCTTTAGGAAGAACAAACTCTGCAAACTATGCCGGTAGTGAGCTTAACCTGAACTGGACCCACAGAAATTTCTTCCGGGGTGCGGAGCAGTTTAAGGCAGCTATATATGGAGCTTTTGATTTCCAGATGGGCGGACCGGAAAATGCAAAAAATTTATTTAGAGCAGGGGCAAACACCCAGCTTTCCATTCCCAGAATTGTAGCCCCATTCCGTTTTCATTCTTCAAGTGCATTTGTTCCACGAACGAATATCAATTTAGGTTTTGAATTCCAGAATCGTACTCAATATTATACGCTGAATACTTTTACGGCCTCATTCGGATATCTTTGGAAAGAAAATGTAAGAAAGGAGCATGATCTGAAAATATTTGATGTAACTCTGGTATCTCCTGCAAAAGTTACGGCTTTATATGATTCAATATCTGCAAAGAGCCAGGCGATGCAAAGGGTTGTACAAAAGCAGCTTATTTTTGGACCTACCTATTCCTATACGTATACCAATACGATGCAGTCCAGACCTACTACGATTTATTATAAAGGGACCTTAGATCTGGCAGGAAATATTACAGGTCTTGTAACGGGTGCCAATGTAAAAAAAGATAAAGAAAAAACACTGTTCGGAATTCCTTTCAGTCAATATGCTAAAATAGAAAATGACTTCAGGCTTTATCATAAGTTTACTGAGAAAACATCTTTAGCAACAAGGTTTATTGCAGGAATTGCCTATCCTTACGGTAATTCCCAGAATGTTCCTTTTTCCAAGCAGTTTTTTTCAGGAGGCAGCAACAGTATCAGAGCATTCCGGGCAAGAACCCTGGGGCCGGGCAGTTTTGATCCAAGAACAATACAGTCGGGATATTATTTTGATCAGTCCGGAGACATCAAGTTAGAATTAAATGCTGAATACCGTGCAAACCTCTATAAATTCTTAAATGTCGCAGCCTTTGTTGATGCCGGAAATATCTGGCTTGTTAATGAAGATAAGGAGCGGCCGGGGGCAAAATTCTCAAAGGAATTTTTAAATGAAATTGCTGTAGGAGCCGGAGTTGGCCTAAGACTTGATTTTTCTATCCTGATTTTAAGATTGGATTTAGCAATGCCTCTGCGAGTTCCTTACTATGAAAAGGGAGACAGGTGGGCATTTAACAGGATCAATTTTGGTGATCCAAGCTGGAGAAAAGATAACCTTATTTTAAATATTGCCATCGGATATCCTTTTTAATATGATCAATACTATAAAATTTTTCTGGGAGGTTCTGAAAGATACATTTACAGAATGGAACAATTCATCCGCATCAAAAGATTCGGCAAGTCTGGCCTATTATGCGATCTTTTCTATTCCTGGATTATTGATTATTATTATCTGGGTGCTTGGCAATTTCTTTGGTGAGGAGGCGATCCGGGGACAAATAAGTACTCAGATCAATGGTATTATGGGACCTGATGTAGCAAGAAGCATTGAAGGAATGCTGGCTGGCGCCCTGATCGACAAAGAGAATATTTTTATGAAAGCAGTAGGAGTTGGCTCACTGGTTTTTGGGTCTACTACCCTGTTCTTTCAGCTTCAACATTCATTAAATGCACTTTGGGATGTAGAGGCAGCTCCCAAGAAAGCCCTTCTCAAGTTTTTACTGGATAGAGCCAACTCTTTAGGGATGATCCTTATTTTAGGATTTTTATTGATGATTACCATGATCCTTTCTTCCCTGATCAGTCTTTTCAGTAAAATCATTACTCAATATTTCGGTCTTGAAACGTATATCATTGCTGAATTGGTAAATTTCACTATAGGTTTTGGGCTTGTCATGCTTTTATTTGCGCTCATGTTTAAAGTGCTTCCCGATGTCTTGATCAGCTGGAAGCCCGTTTGGAGAGGAGCTTTCCTGACAGCCATTCTATTTACCTTAGGAAAATTTCTGTTAAGCCTTTATTTCAATCAGGTAAAACCTACTTCTACGTTTGGGGCCGCCGGAACGGTTATCCTGATCATGATGTGGATCAACTATTCCTGTATGCTCATATTTTTCGGAGCTAAATTCACCAAAGTCTATACTTACAAAAAAGGATATAAAGTCTCTCTTTCTAAGCATGCACGATGGACTGCTGCTAAACTCTATGCAGACAGTCTGAAACAGATGCACGGGGAGAATGGGTAAATACGAGGTGTTTAAGAAAGAAGCCTATACAGCGTATAAATCATTACTACGGTACATTGTATAACACAAAAAAACCTCCTGGAAAATTCAGGAGGTTTTATTTTTACATTCTGTTGACCGTTCCGATTCCCAGAAGCTCTAAAGATCTTTTGATCGTTTTCGCCGTGAGATCTGAAACATTCAAACGGAATTGCTTTACATTTTCATCATCCTGATTCAGGATTGGATTATTCTGATAGAAAGAGTTGTATGCTTTCACAAGATCATATACATAATTAGCCACTAATGCCGGGCTTAAAGTTTCTGCTGACTTAGCCACCACAGTTTTAAAGTTGGCCAACTGCATGGTCAGTTCTTTCTCAGACTGGTTTAGCACTACATCGGCAGTCTCTTGCTGCGCATAATCTGCTTTAGACAGTAATGACTGGATACGTGCATAGGTATATTGAATAAATGGCCCCGTGTTTCCGTTAAAGTCAATACTTTCTGCAGGATTGAAAAGCATTTTTTTCTTAGGATCAACTTTTAGCATAAAATATTTCAATGCTCCAAGACCTACTGTTTCATAAGAAGCTTCTTTATCCTGTTCAGAAAGATTTTCCAGTTTCCCAAGCTCCTGGGCTTTGGATTTTGCTGTTTCATACATTTCCTGCATCAGGTCATCAGCATCTACAACGGTTCCTTCACGGGATTTCATTTTGCCTTCAGGAAGCTCTACCATTCCGTAAGAAAGGTGGTACAGCTGGTCTGCCCACTCATATCCTAATTTCTTCAGGATCTTAAATAAAACCTGGAAGTGATAATCCTGCTCATTTCCTACGGTATAGATCAGCTTCTGAATATTGTTTTGTTTAAAACGTTCCACTGCGGTCCCTAAATCCTGAGTCATATACACTGAAGTACCGTCTGAACGTAATAATAGCTTCTGATCAAGTCCTTCATCTGTAAGATCACACCAAACAGAGCCGTCTTCTTTCTTATATAAAACTCCTTTATCCAGCCCTTCCTGAATAAGGTCTTTTCCTAAAATATACGTATTACTTTCATATTGAACCTGGTCAAAGCCAACGCCTAATCTTTTATAGGTTTCATTGAATCCTTTATATACCCATGAATTCATTTCCGCCCACAAGTTTCTTACTGCCTCATCCCCATTTTCCCAATCTACAAGCATTTTCTGAGCTTCTTTCATCATGGGAGCTTCTTTTTTAGCCTGCTCTTCTCCCACGCCCTGCCCTACAAGATCTGCTATTTCTTTTTTGTAGTTTTTATCAAACTCTACATAATAGTTTCCTACAAATTTATCTCCTTTGGTATTCGTTGTTTCCGGCGTTTCCCCGTTCCCGAATTTCTCCCAGGCTAGCATCGATTTACAGATGTGAATTCCTCTGTCATTAATGATCTGTGTTTTGATCACATCATACCCTGCTTCTTCTAAAATCTGGGCTACAGAAAATCCTAATAAATTATTTCTGATATGCCCCAGGTGTAAAGGCTTATTGGTATTCGGAGAAGAATACTCTACCATTACCGTAGCATTTTTCTTTTCTGTTGTGGAGAAACCATTGCTTACAGATCTGAAGTTATCAATAAAAAACTGGTTTTTAACTTTAACATTAAGGAAGCCTTTTACGACGTTAAAGCTTTCCAAAAGCTCTGTCTGTTCTGTCAAAGCTTCACCCAGTTCAACTCCAATACTTTCCGGATTCTTTTTTAACTGTTTTACCAACGGAAATGTAACGATTGTAAAATCTCCCTCAAATTCCGTTTTATTTTCCTGAATTTCCAGTTTGATATCTTTTAACTGATATACATTTAAAATAACCTCTGAAAGTTTCCCTTCTATAATATCTTTAATATTCATGCTCTTAAGTTTATATTTAATGGTTATAAGGAGTTTTTCCAAACAATCACCTTTCTTTGAGATTAAACATTTTCATGGGCTCTGCTACCTCTCAAAATTTCGAACTACAAATATACGGAAATAAAAAAACCGCCCGAAGGCGGTATAATATGAATGTTGTTAAAAATAAGTGTTAGTTTTTGTCCCAGAAGAGTTTGGTTGTCAGCTTATCTCCACCTATTGAAGCTGCTGCCGCTGCATAATTAGTAGGATTTGTTGTTGTTTCTCTCACCGGATACTGTAATCTTACAGGAACTTTTCCTTCAGCTTGAGAAACAGCAGTAGGCGGAGCCACAAGAACAGGATAATCCAGTCTTCTATAGAAGTTCCAACCTACCATACCTTGATTAAACATGGCTATCCATGACTGTTCCCCTATAGACTTTTTCCAGTTTCCGGCATTATAAGGATTAGCAGCCAAATATACTGCAGCATCTGAAGTAGAAACACCCCATTCAGATAAAGAAGCATTTACCGCATTTGCATAAGCCACCGCTGAAGTTGCTCCAATACCCCAACGTGCGGAAGCCTCTGCCAAGTAAAATGCTACCTCAGTATAATTCAGGATAACCCCCGGCGTTGTTTCCTTATAAGCAAAATCTCCGATATGGCTATTTGCAGCAAAACTAGAAGGAGTGCCTATGGTTCCACCTTTATATGGAACGACATTATTATCAAAATATTTTGCTCTTCTCGGATCTGAAGATGTATTCATATAATCAACTACTGTTTTTCCAGCAACAAAGTCATTTCTATTACTTGCCACCAGATTTTCAAACAATGGATTAAAGTTGGGTGATGCACTTAAATATCCAAACAGACAATTATCTGCTGAACTTGTCATTACACCAGCACTGATAGCTTCTGCTGCAGTAGCTTGTGCTAAAGCTGAATTAGAATCAGCAATTCCAATTGCCAGTTTCAATAATAATGAATTACCAAATGTTTTCCATTTCGTTAAGTCTCCATTATAAAACAGATCTCCGGAGCTAAAGGTACCACCGCTAGTATCTATTGATGCTACATCTTTTTTTAACCTGGTAATTAAATCTGTATAAATATCCGCTCCTTTATCATATTTAGGTAAAGAATTTGATCCTATATTATTAGATTCTTTATATGGTATATCTCCATAAGTATCCACCAATGTCTGATAAATAAAAACCTGCTGCATATCCAGAATAGCCAATTGATTAGTTCGGGTTATTGGCCATGTACTTTGCTCGGTTGCTGTTGGCACATACTCGTTTATAATATTTTTAGCTTTTACCAGATTTTGCATTGTATCCACATACAAGTCCAGCCATACATTGTTAGAAATATTCCTGTTTACAAAATCATAATTACTTTCATCAACATAAGTTACCTCCTGCCAATACTGCATTATTAACCTGAAATTATTTTCATTTACACTTGGTGTATTCAAATAATCAGACAGCTGTTTTTGAGAATATGACAATAAGGCTTCAGGTTTTGTTGTATATGAGCTGTTTGGATCTGTATTTAATTCATCAAAATTACTACATGATAATACAGATACACCGATGGATAATAATCCTATATATTTAAATATTTTTTTCATTTTAAATTTATTTAGAAGTTAGCCTTAATACTAAAAGAATAAACTCTTGAAGTTGGCATTACACCAGATTGATAGCCCTGGGCGTTACCTGAGCTAAACGCGGCTTCAGGATCTGCATATGGCAAATTTTTGTGAATGATCCATAAATTATTACCTATCGCACTAAATGTAAGCCCTTTAAAGAAAGTATTTGCTAAATACTTAGAAGGAATACTATAAGATATTGCAACTTCTCTTAATTTTACAAAACTTGCATCATATACAAATGCTGAAGCTGGTGCATATCTATAACCATATAATCCGTAATTCTGACCGGATACACGAATATTATTTACTGAGCCGTCAGTTTTTACTCCTGGTAAAATCACACCTCCTCCTTGGCTTATTGGATTTCTTACCGGATTTCCTAAATCATTTAATCCTGCAGTTTCAGGATAAATACCAGTGGCTAAACCATAATATTGGTCAAGCGAAAAGATACTACCCCCTTTTCTCCAATCGATCTGGAATGATAATTGAAAGTCCTTATAACTAAATTTATTAATCAGTCCACCGAACCAATCTGCCTGCATATTACCAATAACATTATTAGTTGAGGAAGAAATTAAATATCTACCATTAGCTCCTACAGTTTTCTGGCCATTTGTATAAACATAGTCAGTTCCCTTAATAGTTCCATACAAGTCATCTAAACTTGCATTAATTGTTACGCCACCCTGAAAAGATCCTAATGTAATATTTTCATTTCCCGGGGCAATTTTAGTAACTTTAGTTTGAGGGTTAGACCAGTTTGCATTTATGTCCCATCTGAAGTTTTCAGATTTAAGAGGCGTCATATTTAATGAGATCTCCCAACCATCTGTTCTTAGATTACCTGCGTTCTGGATTTTTGTAGCAACACCATTACCGTAAGAAACCGGTAGAGCCAAAATTTGGTCAAATGCATCATTTTTAAACCAAGCAATATCAAATCCTAATCTGTTTTTAAAGAACTGGGCATTTAAACCAAGCTCAGTTTGCTTTGATCTTTGTGGTCTTAAATCCGGATTTTTTTCGGAGGTATTATAATAAATCATTGGCAGGTCACCAAATGATGTAGAAGTAATATATTGATTTCTTAGCTGATCTGCAGCTGTATCACTTCCCACTTCTGCATAAGAAGCTCTAAATTTACCAAAATTCATGACACCGCCTTTTAAAAAATTCCAATTCGAGAATACAACACTCGCTGAACCGGAGTAATACCAGTATATATTATTATTTACAGGTAAGGCAGAAGATTGGTCTCTTCTTACTGTTCCTTCCAAATAATAGGTTCCCTGATACCCTAAACTAGCCTGAGCAAAAATACCCGCAATCCTTTTAGTCGTATCAATTGTAACAGGTTTTGGGTTGGCCGAATCTGAGTTAGAAACAGTATAAATTCCAGGAACGTACAGTCCTCCAGAAGTTGATTGCGAATTACTATAAAAATTAATAACATTTAAGTTTGTTCCTAATAATGCATTTAAGTTTAAACCATTATCAAAATCTTTCTTATAGTTGGCTATGAAATCATAATTCGTTTCTCTTTGTTTGATTTGCATTACAGCAAAGCCTGAAGGCTGATCAACTGCAGTCAAACCAAATCCCATTAATTCAGGAATAGAGCCAACTGCCTTTCGGTCTTCCATTCTTTGTGTAAAACCATCTGTTCCGACTCTTGCCAATAAATTTAAATTCTTTGTAACATCATAACTTAAAGAGAAGTTACCTGCAAATCTTTCCCTTGTATCATAAACGGCATTTTCATAAACCTGGAAATATGGATTATTCCAGTATGCCGGAGTTAAGTTATCGGGTCCGGCAATGTTCCATGTATAATTATTTCCGGAATTCTTATAGAAGTATTGCTGATCTTTAAGATCAACATTCACAGGCCACCATTGTCTGAAGCCAGAAATTAAATTACCGCTATACCCTGTAGAGTTTCTTCCTTTTACATTTTGAGAAACATAGGTAGCGCCGATGGTTGCCATTAAATTATCCACCAATTTGTAAGAAGCATTCCCCATAACGGTGTTCTTGTTCAATGATGTATTTGGCATAATATCAGATCCATTCTGATTATTAAATGACAATCTGAACGATCCGGTATCTCCTCCTTTGGAAAAGGATATACCATTGTTATAATTTATACCTTTTTGGAAAAACTTTGATGGATCATTTTTTGCAGCTACCCATGCAGTTGCCTTATTATAAGTAGGAGATCCCGGAATGAAAGAACCATATTGATAAACCATCAGATCAGGATTGAAGGCTGCGCCGTAGGATGCATCTTCCGTAGTAGGCGACATAGGCGCTCCGTTATATTCTGCAAATTGAGAATTTTCATTTGGCCCATAGTAATAGCCGTATCCTTGACCATATTGCTTTTGATAAGTAGGAAAAGTTTCTTTATTGATCGCTGCAATACTTATTGATGAATTGAGTTCTATTCCAATATTTTTGCCTTTTTTACCTTTTTTAGTTGTAATAATAATCGCACCATTTTGAGCTCTGGAACCATATAGCGCCGTTGCAGCAGCCCCTTTCAATACGTTTAAATCTTCAATATCATTTGGGTTAATATCTGAGATTGTATTACCAAAGTCATAACCAGGTCTCCCTTGCAATGATTGTGCAGATGTATTATTATTTGCATTAATCATAGGTACACCATCAATAACAAATAGTGGTTGATTATTACCTGCTATAGATTTATAACCTCTTAAAACAATGTCAACGGATCCACCAAAGTTCGAAACGGACTTTACCTGTAAACCCGATACTTTTCCTGACAAATTACTTGTGAAATTACTTGTTGGAGATTTTGTCAGATCACCTGCATCAACACTTTGTGTTGAGTATCCTAAAGATTTTTTCTCTCTTTTAATCCCAAGTGCAGTCACCACTACACCTTCAATCTCTTTTGTTTTAACAGTGTCTTTCTTTTCCTGAGCATTGGCAACAGCAATCGAAGAAGACATTACTAAAACAAGAAGACCTGTTGTTAATTTCTTCATATCTAAATTAATTTTTGTATCCGGACAAATTTGTTAAACTCTATTAACAATTCAAAGAAAAAGGTTAAAAAATTAAAAAATCACGAACAAAAGAATCTAAATAATGAAAAGTATTTAAAAAATAAAGTTAAAAATAAAATATTGCGAAAAATATAAACATTACAATATTGAAAAAAATAAATTTTCTTTAAACAAATCACTTATATAATAAATTAAAACCATATCAAATAGCCGAATACTAGTAAAAGCTCAACACAATCAAATATAATTTTCATATATAGTATTCATTCAAGAAAATTAAAAAGATATTTTTATATAAAAAAAACCGCCCGAAGGCGGTATAATATGAATGTTGTTAAAATAAGTGTTAGTTTTTGTCCCAGAAGAGTTTGGTTGTAGCTTTATCTCCACCTATCTTACTAGCAGCTGCAGAAACATTCGCTCCATTCAATACATATTCTTGATCAGAGTAAGGCATTCTGTATGGTACTGAAGATAAATTGGATTTTGGAGGGTTCACAAGAATAGGATTATCCAGACGTCTTGTAAAGTTCCAACAAGCTAAGCCTCTATTAAACATAGCGATCCAAGCTTGCACACCAATAGATTTCTTCCAGTTGGCGGCATTATATGGATTTGCAAGTAAATATGCTGCAGTATCTGTTGCACTTACTCCGTTTTCATTCATTGAAGCTGTGACTGCAGTGACATAAAGATCAGCAGCTGTTCCACCTACTGAATAACCTCTTGCTGCAGCTTCAGCCTTTAAAAAAGCAACT contains:
- the argS gene encoding arginine--tRNA ligase, with amino-acid sequence MNIKDIIEGKLSEVILNVYQLKDIKLEIQENKTEFEGDFTIVTFPLVKQLKKNPESIGVELGEALTEQTELLESFNVVKGFLNVKVKNQFFIDNFRSVSNGFSTTEKKNATVMVEYSSPNTNKPLHLGHIRNNLLGFSVAQILEEAGYDVIKTQIINDRGIHICKSMLAWEKFGNGETPETTNTKGDKFVGNYYVEFDKNYKKEIADLVGQGVGEEQAKKEAPMMKEAQKMLVDWENGDEAVRNLWAEMNSWVYKGFNETYKRLGVGFDQVQYESNTYILGKDLIQEGLDKGVLYKKEDGSVWCDLTDEGLDQKLLLRSDGTSVYMTQDLGTAVERFKQNNIQKLIYTVGNEQDYHFQVLFKILKKLGYEWADQLYHLSYGMVELPEGKMKSREGTVVDADDLMQEMYETAKSKAQELGKLENLSEQDKEASYETVGLGALKYFMLKVDPKKKMLFNPAESIDFNGNTGPFIQYTYARIQSLLSKADYAQQETADVVLNQSEKELTMQLANFKTVVAKSAETLSPALVANYVYDLVKAYNSFYQNNPILNQDDENVKQFRLNVSDLTAKTIKRSLELLGIGTVNRM
- a CDS encoding SusD/RagB family nutrient-binding outer membrane lipoprotein, with protein sequence MKKIFKYIGLLSIGVSVLSCSNFDELNTDPNSSYTTKPEALLSYSQKQLSDYLNTPSVNENNFRLIMQYWQEVTYVDESNYDFVNRNISNNVWLDLYVDTMQNLVKAKNIINEYVPTATEQSTWPITRTNQLAILDMQQVFIYQTLVDTYGDIPYKESNNIGSNSLPKYDKGADIYTDLITRLKKDVASIDTSGGTFSSGDLFYNGDLTKWKTFGNSLLLKLAIGIADSNSALAQATAAEAISAGVMTSSADNCLFGYLSASPNFNPLFENLVASNRNDFVAGKTVVDYMNTSSDPRRAKYFDNNVVPYKGGTIGTPSSFAANSHIGDFAYKETTPGVILNYTEVAFYLAEASARWGIGATSAVAYANAVNASLSEWGVSTSDAAVYLAANPYNAGNWKKSIGEQSWIAMFNQGMVGWNFYRRLDYPVLVAPPTAVSQAEGKVPVRLQYPVRETTTNPTNYAAAAASIGGDKLTTKLFWDKN
- a CDS encoding SusC/RagA family TonB-linked outer membrane protein, with amino-acid sequence MKKLTTGLLVLVMSSSIAVANAQEKKDTVKTKEIEGVVVTALGIKREKKSLGYSTQSVDAGDLTKSPTSNFTSNLSGKVSGLQVKSVSNFGGSVDIVLRGYKSIAGNNQPLFVIDGVPMINANNNTSAQSLQGRPGYDFGNTISDINPNDIEDLNVLKGAAATALYGSRAQNGAIIITTKKGKKGKNIGIELNSSISIAAINKETFPTYQKQYGQGYGYYYGPNENSQFAEYNGAPMSPTTEDASYGAAFNPDLMVYQYGSFIPGSPTYNKATAWVAAKNDPSKFFQKGINYNNGISFSKGGDTGSFRLSFNNQNGSDIMPNTSLNKNTVMGNASYKLVDNLMATIGATYVSQNVKGRNSTGYSGNLISGFRQWWPVNVDLKDQQYFYKNSGNNYTWNIAGPDNLTPAYWNNPYFQVYENAVYDTRERFAGNFSLSYDVTKNLNLLARVGTDGFTQRMEDRKAVGSIPELMGFGLTAVDQPSGFAVMQIKQRETNYDFIANYKKDFDNGLNLNALLGTNLNVINFYSNSQSTSGGLYVPGIYTVSNSDSANPKPVTIDTTKRIAGIFAQASLGYQGTYYLEGTVRRDQSSALPVNNNIYWYYSGSASVVFSNWNFLKGGVMNFGKFRASYAEVGSDTAADQLRNQYITSTSFGDLPMIYYNTSEKNPDLRPQRSKQTELGLNAQFFKNRLGFDIAWFKNDAFDQILALPVSYGNGVATKIQNAGNLRTDGWEISLNMTPLKSENFRWDINANWSNPQTKVTKIAPGNENITLGSFQGGVTINASLDDLYGTIKGTDYVYTNGQKTVGANGRYLISSSTNNVIGNMQADWFGGLINKFSYKDFQLSFQIDWRKGGSIFSLDQYYGLATGIYPETAGLNDLGNPVRNPISQGGGVILPGVKTDGSVNNIRVSGQNYGLYGYRYAPASAFVYDASFVKLREVAISYSIPSKYLANTFFKGLTFSAIGNNLWIIHKNLPYADPEAAFSSGNAQGYQSGVMPTSRVYSFSIKANF